The following coding sequences are from one Lolium rigidum isolate FL_2022 chromosome 6, APGP_CSIRO_Lrig_0.1, whole genome shotgun sequence window:
- the LOC124668246 gene encoding protein H2A.6-like gives MAGRKGGDRKKSVTRSVKAGLQFPVGRIGRFLKKGRYAQRVGSGAPVYLAAVLEYLAAEVLELAGNAAKDNKKSRIVPRHLLLAIRNDQELGKLLAGVTIAHGGVLPNIHSVLLPKKAAEKAEKAEKSPKSPKKKTAVKTPKKA, from the exons ATGGCCGGAAGGAAGGGAGGCGACAGGAAGAAGTCGGTGACCCGCTCCGTCAAGGCCgggctccagttccccgtcggccgcATCGGGCGCTTCCTCAAGAAGGGCCGCTACGCGCAGCGCGTCGGCTCCGGCGCCCCCGTCTACCTCGCCGCCGTCCTCGAGTACCTCGCCGCCGAG GTCCTTGAGCTCGCCGGCAACGCTGCCaaggacaacaagaagtcccgcaTCGTGCCGCGCCACCTGCTGCTCGCCATCCGCAACGACCAGGAGCTCGGCAAGCTGCTGGCGGGAGTCACTATCGCCCACGGCGGCGTCCTCCCCAACATCCACTCCGTCCTGCTCCCCAAGAAGGCCGCCGAGAAGGCGGAGAAGGCCGAGAAGTCGCCCAAGTCGCCCAAGAAGAAGACTGCCGTCAAGACCCCCAAGAAGGCGTAG